The genomic segment CCTGCTGCTGCCCCTGGTGCTGGTGGCCCTGAGCTTCCTGCCGCGCCAGGACCTGCGCCAGACCGCCCGCGACATCTACAACGCGCCCATCAAGCTGGGCGACGTGGTGGTCATGGGCCTGGGGCTGGCGGTGTTCGCGCTGGTGTTCCTACGCCGGGGCAACGCCACCGGGGCCAGCGTGAGTGACACCGAAGCCAAGCTGCGCCAGGACCTGCAAGACAGCCTCGTGCGCCCGCGCTTCAAGGAACTCGCTGGGCACCCGCTGGCCCTGGTGGGCCTGAGCGGCGTGCTGCCGGGGTACTTCAGCGCCCTGCTGATTCTGGGCGGCGTGGTGGGGCAGGCCAGCATTCTCAACACCTTCTCGCACTTTCACACGCCGCTGCTGATCAGCGCCCAGCGCTGCTTCCTGGGGCTGGGTGCGGGCCTCATTGCTGGTCTGGTGGCCATCTGGGCCGTGAAAGCGGCCCTGCGGCTGTGGCAAACCTGGGGCCAGCGCCCCCGGCCGGTGCAGGCATGAGGGTCACGGTCAGCGGGTACTACGGCTTTGGCAACACGGGCGACGAGGCGATTGCCCTGGCGATCACGCGCGAGCTGCGCAAGTACGGCGCCGCGCCGCTGCTGCTGTCCAACACCCCGGAGGACACGGCGCGCCTGTACGACTGCGAAAGCGAGCCGCGCATGCAGCCCGGCGCGGTGCTGCGGGCCCTGCGGCGCTCGGAGGTGCTGTTTTCAGGCGGCGGCGGCCTGCTGCAGGACAAGACGAGCGCGCGCACCCTGACCTATTACCTGGCGGTGATCCGCCTGGCAAAGGTGCTGAGAAAGCGCGTGGTGGTGTTCAACCAGAGCGTGGGCCCCCTCAGCCCCCAGGGCGGGCGCAAGGTGGCGGCGGCTCTCCGGGGCGTGACGGTGATCGTGCGCGACCAGGGCAGCGTGGACACCCTGGCCACCCTGGGGGTGCGCGCCGAACTGGGCGGCGACCCGGCGCTGCTGCTCTCGCCCACGCCCGGCGTGACGCGTGACCTGCAGCGGGTGGTGGTGGCCCCACGCGGCGACGTGACCGAGGCCACCGAGCGCCTGCGCGGGGTGGTGGCGCAGCTGAAGGCCGGCGGGCGTCACGTGATCGCCCTGAGCTTTATGCCCGACCACGACGACGAGGCGGCCCACAGCCTGGGGGCTGACGAGGTGCTCAGCACCCGCGATCCCCAGGTGGCCCTGGACACCATTGCGGGCAGCGGCTTTGTCATCGGCGTGCGCCTGCACGCGGTGATTCTGGCGGCGGCCAGCGGCACGCCCTTTTCGGGCATTGCCTACGACCCTAAGGTGCAGGGCTTCTGCGCCGATGCAGGCGCCGCCAGCCACCCCATCGCCCTGAATCCCGACCAGGTGGCCGACCAGGCCCTTCGCCGCGTGCTGCCCGACTGGAACGCGGTGGAGGACATGCGCCTGCGCGCGGCGCAGAGTTTTAGCCGGGCGCTGGGGAGGTAGCGGGAAGCAGGGCGCGGGACGCGGGGAACAGCCCTGGCGTCCCGCGCCTTGCTGGTTCCGCCGAACACAGTGCCGCAGCGGGACA from the Deinococcus aquaedulcis genome contains:
- the csaB gene encoding polysaccharide pyruvyl transferase CsaB — translated: MRVTVSGYYGFGNTGDEAIALAITRELRKYGAAPLLLSNTPEDTARLYDCESEPRMQPGAVLRALRRSEVLFSGGGGLLQDKTSARTLTYYLAVIRLAKVLRKRVVVFNQSVGPLSPQGGRKVAAALRGVTVIVRDQGSVDTLATLGVRAELGGDPALLLSPTPGVTRDLQRVVVAPRGDVTEATERLRGVVAQLKAGGRHVIALSFMPDHDDEAAHSLGADEVLSTRDPQVALDTIAGSGFVIGVRLHAVILAAASGTPFSGIAYDPKVQGFCADAGAASHPIALNPDQVADQALRRVLPDWNAVEDMRLRAAQSFSRALGR